The Raphanus sativus cultivar WK10039 chromosome 2, ASM80110v3, whole genome shotgun sequence DNA segment TGATAGAAAATAATGGAGGAGATCCTATTGATACTATGGcaaaagaggtttatggaaaagcttttcaaacctcaacagataaggatttgtatagacatcgagccattcttactcccacaaatgatgaagtggataaaattaatgattacaTACTTTCGCAGTTGCCAGGTAACATGTTGAATCTGATACTCTTATGTTCCACTACCAATAAGAGGTCACTAAAGAAAAGGATTTACATATAATTTCAGGTGAAGAGAAGGTTTACCTTAGCTCGGATAGTATTATCCCATCTGATGTTGACATAGAAGAAAATGTGACCTATCCTGCGGAGTTTTTGAACAGTGTTAAAGTGGCTGGAGTGTCTAGACATTGTTTGAAGCTCAAGGTGGGTGCTCCTATTATGTGTCTTCGTAACATGGATGTTGCAGATGGCTTATGTAATGGTACTAATAACTGGTAAAGAATCGAAGCCGCAAACGAAAACATTGAATGTTATctacaaacaagtttttcaaaatattacgTAGTCAGGGTACGTAATTTTAATATACTTTTtcaaatattaatgttttaatatataaactggtagaatttttttttttacaaggaTGTGCAAGATGGGTAGTGATGAGTTACCAGAcctattttatttgattattatcCAGCTTTCCGCCTATTTCTACGATGGTATGtcatttaatattattttacgttcaataaaattttgaaataattatatatctatcaAATAATGTTATCTGATCCAATAGCTTACCAAATCTAATACATTGTTTTCAGGTGTCTAATGGATTTGGTTTTCTTTATCGAGAATTTTTACTTCATAAAATTATGTCGTTTATTGATtatgtaattaaattttatttatggataatatttatggataatattttgaaatttattatattttcttttaatatgtgtacataaataatttaattactccctctgtttctaaaagactgatgttttagaattttcacgatttttaataaaacatattaaaacttagCTTTAAATGCAttgttttctgtaattttatattcCCTATACttttaaaccaataagattttacaAATTCCAATTACTGTTTTTGAACttcacaatttttcattattagttgaaaaaattatattaaaaatataaaacatcaatctttttgaaacaatttttttctctagAACATCAATTTtttaggaacggagggagtacaatTTAGTATAATACTATTATTCACCTGAAACCCGATATTACAACACATACAATACAATTATAATTATAGAGGATAATATAAAATCAGTTACTTCTAAAACTATACATTATTTAGAAGTCGGAGTTTTAATGAAAGTATCTTCTTAAAAACACTAATTATTTTGGGACTTTGCAATTATACATACACACAATAACTACTTCTTCATACTCGAGTTAACATCgttccaaatattttttcccTCTCGTCCAATGTCAAATATTGAGTATCGGCTTTTCTCCATGGCTAGAGCTTTCTCCAAATGACGGTGACCTGATGATCCCGAGTCAATCTGTTACTTCTAAAGCTATACACTATGTAATccatattttaaactttatcaTGTGCGCACAGGATGCGGACCGGCCACCTAGTAGTAATTATATTCGACCGTCTCTTTTGAGTTTTGCTACCATTATTTTATTCAAGTCAATGTTTATGAATTCTGTAAATACTTTATTTTAGCTTTTCATTTacatgtaaaattattaaaataagaagtACAAATATCttagtacaaataaaataattatatcacatttttttaaagaagTATTAGTTATAAAACTTCAAGTTGATGAAAATAGTTACTATATCAAATTTGACTTGACCTTTATTTGTGGACCTGCTGAGCTGGCAGTGATGGCTGCTTCGTTGTAACAGGTTGTGTCATTCTGTAGGGGCAAGTACTCTGCAACAAACCTTTATTCCTTATCAAAATTGTCTTTTTGTTGATCCTTTTTATTCTTATCCTTGGAGAATGTCGCGGTGGAACGTGTGATGATAAAGAGAGAGTTTATAAGAAAAGCTGAGATGATTCATTTTgaacaaataaataaagaaaaaacaaaatattcattTGAAAAGAAATACATATTGCTATTGCTGGTTTagaaatttttactaatttataaattcaaGATGATTAATATAATCACATTGGGTAAATATATAGGTATGATCAATATTTTccacaaaaacaaattaagagTTTAAAACAATTATCTATATAAGTATTTAAGGATGCTGCTGCTGTTGAAGGCTGATGAGTTTAAAATAAGGACCCGTCTTGTTCATAACGAGCCTATGGTGGCTGCCTTGCTCTACGATCTTGCCTCCATGTAGCACACTTATCGTGTCCGCGTTCTGGATCGTCGATAACCGGTGAGCAACCACCACCGTTGTCCGGTTTGTCATTAACCGATCCAATGCTTGTTGTACCTAATATGAACCCCATAAGTCTATGTGGATTAAACCCTAGAAAATCAAAGCTCTAAAGAAACTTACCACACGTTCGGACTCAATGTCCAAAGCGCTTGTAGCTTCATCAAGGAGCAGAATCTCAGGATTCCTGAGGATGGCTCTAGCGATAGCGATCCTCTGTCTCTGACCGCCTGACATCTGAACGCCGCGTTCACCTACTTTGGTAGAGTAGCCTTGTGGTAGAGAGGTGATGAAGCTGTGAGCGTTTGCGAGCGTAGCTGCCTCGATGACTTCAGATTGAGTAGCTCCTTCGTTTCCGTACAAAATGTTCTCGTATATTGTGGTCGCGAAAAGTGCTGGTTCTTGCTGAACCAGACCAATGTGTTTCCTCAGTGCTTTCAAGTCTAGTTTCTTGATGTCCTTTCCTGCAATTGAaattcaaaaggaaaaaaaaaacagattaattAGCCAAGTAACAGTTTCTTTTGAGGCAAGAAACCTTGGTGTTTTAACTTGATACGCAAGAAACGTTTGTGTTCAGGGTTCTAATGCAAACGGACTTACCCTCTATCATGACTTTTCCTGCGGTCGGGTCATAGAACCGGAGAATGAGTGAAATGACCGAACTTTTCCCGGAGCCACTCTGTCCGACGAGCGCCATGCTCTTTCCGGAACGAACTACCAGATCAAAGTCCTTAAAAATCACAACATCCGGTCTTGAAGGGTAGCTAAAGTGGACGCCTTTGAGCTCAATCGTGCCTTCCACGTTACTCAGCTCCTCGCTGGTTTCTCCAACAATCTGAGTCTTCCTGTCCAAGATTTCGAACACAGAGGCCACCATCTGGTTTCCTTTCAGCAGATCCGGAGCTAGAGCCAATGTCTCACCCATCGCTAAAGCCGTCACGATCAAAACCATGAACGTTTTCATCACCGATTTGAAATTCGATAGTCCTTTATCCATCAACGTTGACCCGTACCAGAGAGCGAGGCCATAAGAGGAGAAAATAAAGAACTGAGAGATGCCGTATAAAAGTCCAGCTGTTTGTCCGCGCCTGAAGGAACGTTTGGAGGGTTCTAATAGCTCTCTTGAATACAGTTCTAAGATCTTTTCCTCGGCACAGAAGGCGGCGACGGTTCGGATGTTGCTAACAGACTCTCCGGCCAACATGTTGGCCTTTAAGTAAGCTTTGCTCAAGTTCCCTCCATAGCCTTGCATGAAAAGTTTCtacaaaaacatacaaaaaataaataaaaccttATTATAAACTGTGAAAGTAAACAGGTTAAGAAAGACGCGAAAAACGCTGCGTTTTACCTCGCTGATATGGCCGCTTATAACCAATGGGTATGTAGCCACTACGACAAGAGTAAGACGCCAGTTGAGCATGAAAGATATGACGAAAGATGTCACAACGAGACCTAAGTTCTGAAGTAGAATCGTTGACCTATCGACAACTATGGTTTTAAGCAAAGTGGCGTCACTCTCTAGCCGCGACGCTAACATCGAGCTCGTGTTGTCCACCTCATCAAACCACCCTATTTCATTCTTCAAGATCgcttaaaaaccaaaaaaagaaagagtattAATTTGATTATTGATTTTACAATGTTTAAAGAACTTCAAGATAGTTTTAGACAAACCTGAAAACATCTTTTCACGGACACGGAGAGTGAGACGCTCGCCCATAGTACCAAAGCAGATATGCTCGATAGTGTAGACAATGAGAGTGATGGCTGAAGCGCAGCAGAAGAGGATAGCgatcttcttgacttctttTTGAGTGTCCACCCAATCCTTCTCGTAATACGAAACTAAGGAGTGTGAGACTCCAAGCGCGAAAAGCGGCATCTGAGATCCAGCAATAAAGGCACATATTGTGCCACAAAGTCCATACATCCAGTCTGGTCGGATCATAGAATAAAGACGTCCCACGGTCACTTTAGTCTTTTTGGATGGCTCTGCGCCGTCCTGTCGAGTTACTGAGTCCCTATCTGAGCAGAAGCTCGTTCTTGTTCTTGATAGATCCCCTGAGTACTTTATActgcaaataaataaataaaaaagagaacaaTCGATCTTTATGGCCGGTCCTTAACATATCCAGATGAAATATTGACATTGGACCTCTAGATTTTAAGTAGTTAACATACATAAACTATAtgcccaattttttttaaaataatttattgttaaaaCTCTTACTAAATTGTCAAACGATCGGTTCAGCTGTCAGGATATTAGACCTAGCTAGGTCTAATGAAACTTTCCTTAGTATGGTGCTAAAGCAAATAGTACCTTTGTTGCCTGCTTAGCGTGCGAGTCAAGGAAGCGTTACGCTGCAACGAGGCAGCCTCTTGGAGACGAAGGAGAGCAGAGTAGGCACCGTCAGGATTAGATATGAGATTCTCGTGGTTTCCAAACTCTACGATCTTCCCTTCGTGAACAACCGCTATGATGTCTGCATTTCTTACCGTTGAGAGTCTGTGAGCCACAACCACGGTTGTTCTTCCAACCATCACTCTATCCAACGCTTCTTGAACACTCTTCTCTGACTCTGCATCTAGAGCACTTGTGGCCTCGTCGAGTAAAAGTATCGATGGATTCTTCACGATTGCTCTTGATATCGCAATCCTCTGTTTCTGTCCACCGGAAAGCTGAATTCCCCTCTCTCCAACCTAAggtaaaagtttaattttagggtttatagttgttTCTTGTGTTCCAAGGTTTCTATCTGACATACCTGGGTTTCAAACCCTTCAGGGAGGTTGTTGATAAACGAAATAGCTTCCGAGAGCTTCGCAGCACGGGCAAGCTCCTCATTCGTCGCGTCATCTTTACCATACATAATGTTCTCACGGATCGTTGTAGCAAACAGAGCTGGTTCTTGATTAACCAAACCAATCTGTCCCCTTAACCACTTTATATCAAGATCTTTAATATCGTTTCCGTCTAGCCACACGGCTCCAGAGTTTGGCTCGTAGAACCGCTCTATCAAGGATATGACCGTGCTCTTCCCTGACCCGCTTCCTCCAACGAGTGCCACGATTTTCCCGGCAGGGATGGATAGGTTTAGCTTGTCAAAGATCAATACATCTGGGCGAGATGGGTAGCTAAAAGTCACGTTCTTGAATTGAATGTGTCCGTCTACTTTGCTGAGTCTACGGCCAGTTTTTGCGCTTGTTTTAGCCGCCGTGTCGCGTTCAATCATCTTAAAAATTGGATATGCAGCAGCTTTGGCACGCACAAACGCAGAAATATCCGGCGCTGCTTGTCCAAGAGACCTGCACGAACATGAAAACGTTGTGATACATAAAAGGAAACGTAGGAAGCAAGCAATCAAAGCAAGATAGGAAGATCATATACATACAGGCCAGCGATGACAACGTTGAGCATGGTAGTGAATGATTTGCCACCATCTGCGATATCCTTGTGGACCACAACGCTTGTGAACCAGACGAGCAAAGCCCATGATAGAAACAAGACACAGTGCAACGAACCAAGACCTAGTCCTTTGGTTAAACCGGCTTTTCTCCCGTACTTGAACGTGTTCTGGAGAGCTTCTCGGTATAGTTTCACCGCCCTTTCTTCACCCGTGAATGCTTGTACGGTCCTCACATTACCGATCACCTGAGTTTCGACAGAGAAACATGACATGAAGCACACACAAAACCTATGATTTCAATATATAACTAACCTCTTCCGCAATTTCACCGGCCTTGATGTATGATTTTCGGACTCGGGCGATAAGTCCGATGGCCACGAACGCGTAGATGCCGCCAGCTAGAGCAATGAGAGGGACTATGGATAGAGTGACAAGGCTTATTTGCCATACGCTCGAGAATCCGATTGCAAAACCGGCTATGAACCGGCTTATATAGTGCAAGAAATTCCCTACCTATAACAAAATTTACCGGTAATTAAGTTATTGAAAACCTATGACCGATTTGCTTGATCACATTTAACGTTTTGAGATCAAAGCGACTAGACTGTTAAGTGACTGGCTTAGCTGGAAAGAACCAAATATAGGTCactcataaaaacataaattaatttgTATCAAACTCAACCGCCTTATAAATGCAAAATGCAATGCAGCTATAACCGAAGTAAAGACCATgcatttattatttttgcatcAAGGACCGAAAGCatattacaaaaatgaaaaataaaggtaCAGTATATGCTTTATTGGAATATCAGAAAATAAgaatattagtttaaaaaaaacaaaaaaaaaacaaaagagatgcATGCAAAAGcatctttattatttattgaaCTAAGCCATGGACCATATGGTGATTCACATTAAAACTGACACAGAGTAGAGAACCCATGTGTACGAAATAGAAACAACCCATTTAAAATATCTACGGATGAACAGTTAAATGACCAACGCCTTAGTTAGCAGGCTTTACTAGGTAG contains these protein-coding regions:
- the LOC108836722 gene encoding ABC transporter B family member 2 isoform X1 produces the protein MHTGERQAAKMRRAYLRSMLSQDISLFDTEASTGEVISAITSDILVVQDALSEKVGNFLHYISRFIAGFAIGFSSVWQISLVTLSIVPLIALAGGIYAFVAIGLIARVRKSYIKAGEIAEEVIGNVRTVQAFTGEERAVKLYREALQNTFKYGRKAGLTKGLGLGSLHCVLFLSWALLVWFTSVVVHKDIADGGKSFTTMLNVVIAGLSLGQAAPDISAFVRAKAAAYPIFKMIERDTAAKTSAKTGRRLSKVDGHIQFKNVTFSYPSRPDVLIFDKLNLSIPAGKIVALVGGSGSGKSTVISLIERFYEPNSGAVWLDGNDIKDLDIKWLRGQIGLVNQEPALFATTIRENIMYGKDDATNEELARAAKLSEAISFINNLPEGFETQVGERGIQLSGGQKQRIAISRAIVKNPSILLLDEATSALDAESEKSVQEALDRVMVGRTTVVVAHRLSTVRNADIIAVVHEGKIVEFGNHENLISNPDGAYSALLRLQEAASLQRNASLTRTLSRQQSIKYSGDLSRTRTSFCSDRDSVTRQDGAEPSKKTKVTVGRLYSMIRPDWMYGLCGTICAFIAGSQMPLFALGVSHSLVSYYEKDWVDTQKEVKKIAILFCCASAITLIVYTIEHICFGTMGERLTLRVREKMFSAILKNEIGWFDEVDNTSSMLASRLESDATLLKTIVVDRSTILLQNLGLVVTSFVISFMLNWRLTLVVVATYPLVISGHISEKLFMQGYGGNLSKAYLKANMLAGESVSNIRTVAAFCAEEKILELYSRELLEPSKRSFRRGQTAGLLYGISQFFIFSSYGLALWYGSTLMDKGLSNFKSVMKTFMVLIVTALAMGETLALAPDLLKGNQMVASVFEILDRKTQIVGETSEELSNVEGTIELKGVHFSYPSRPDVVIFKDFDLVVRSGKSMALVGQSGSGKSSVISLILRFYDPTAGKVMIEGKDIKKLDLKALRKHIGLVQQEPALFATTIYENILYGNEGATQSEVIEAATLANAHSFITSLPQGYSTKVGERGVQMSGGQRQRIAIARAILRNPEILLLDEATSALDIESERVVQQALDRLMTNRTTVVVAHRLSTIQNADTISVLHGGKIVEQGSHHRLVMNKTGPYFKLISLQQQQHP
- the LOC108836722 gene encoding ABC transporter B family member 2 isoform X2: MEASSDPATTKEKQKATPKVSLLKLFSFADFYDCVLMTLGSIGACIHGASVPVFFIFFGKLINIIGLAYLYPHLASHKVAKYSLDFVYLSVAILFSSWLEVACWMHTGERQAAKMRRAYLRSMLSQDISLFDTEASTGEVISAITSDILVVQDALSEKVGNFLHYISRFIAGFAIGFSSVWQISLVTLSIVPLIALAGGIYAFVAIGLIARVRKSYIKAGEIAEEVIGNVRTVQAFTGEERAVKLYREALQNTFKYGRKAGLTKGLGLGSLHCVLFLSWALLVWFTSVVVHKDIADGGKSFTTMLNVVIAGLSLGQAAPDISAFVRAKAAAYPIFKMIERDTAAKTSAKTGRRLSKVDGHIQFKNVTFSYPSRPDVLIFDKLNLSIPAGKIVALVGGSGSGKSTVISLIERFYEPNSGAVWLDGNDIKDLDIKWLRGQIGLVNQEPALFATTIRENIMYGKDDATNEELARAAKLSEAISFINNLPEGFETQVGERGIQLSGGQKQRIAISRAIVKNPSILLLDEATSALDAESEKSVQEALDRVMVGRTTVVVAHRLSTVRNADIIAVVHEGKIVEFGNHENLISNPDGAYSALLRLQEAASLQRNASLTRTLSRQQSIKYSGDLSRTRTSFCSDRDSVTRQDGAEPSKKTKVTVGRLYSMIRPDWMYGLCGTICAFIAGSQMPLFALGVSHSLVSYYEKDWVDTQKEVKKIAILFCCASAITLIVYTIEHICFGTMGERLTLRVREKMFSAILKNEIGWFDEVDNTSSMLASRLESDATLLKTIVVDRSTILLQNLGLVVTSFVISFMLNWRLTLVVVATYPLVISGHISEKLFMQGYGGNLSKAYLKANMLAGESVSNIRTVAAFCAEEKILELYSRELLEPSKRSFRRGQTAGLLYGISQFFIFSSYGLALWYGSTLMDKGLSNFKSVMKTFMVLIVTALAMGETLALAPDLLKGNQMVASVFEILDRKTQIVGETSEELSNVEGTIELKGVHFSYPSRPDVVIFKDFDLVVRSGKSMALVGQSGSGKSSVISLILRFYDPTAGKVMIEGKDIKKLDLKALRKHIGLVQQEPALFATTIYENILYGNEGATQSEVIEAATLANAHSFITSLPQGYSTKVGERGVQMSGGQRQRIAIARAILRNPEILLLDEATSALDIESERVVQQALDRLMTNRTTVVVAHRLSTIQNADTISVLHGGKIVEQGSHHRLVMNKTGPYFKLISLQQQQHP